A single region of the Alteriqipengyuania flavescens genome encodes:
- a CDS encoding TolC family outer membrane protein, translating to MVKGGFALLCGAALAAVLAVPASADTLKEALAEAYRNNPTLESARAQQRALDENVPIERADGLPSVSGTASYFEFLEGQGNAARSAGAGIDLGVPLYTGGAVRRSVQAAETRVEAGRADLRGTESFLFTQVVGAYMDVIQNEAIVGLSQANVNVLQVNFEATGDRFEIGDLTLTDVAQSESRLALSRSDLRSAQSNLINARERYIQLVGSEPDDLQPPPPLPGLPTSPEEAVAIALDNNPDLIAAVERARAAGLDVDIARAGRLPRVEGFVNAGYDNTLGSVDTDGLPVGVVVTDGSTTVTAGVRASIPIFTGGRTGAFIRQSQARREAALEQVIAVERDIIAQVRGAYASWEAANAIIASTQVAVDAAELSLEGVRAENSVGNRTVLDVLNAEQELLRSRVQLVTARRNAYVAGFSLLAAMGRAEARDLGLEEYGPLYDPALNLERVRGQVWDWSNDPDPVASATRTVDTEAQDGEISDQP from the coding sequence ATGGTGAAGGGGGGTTTCGCTCTTTTGTGCGGCGCGGCGCTGGCTGCTGTCCTTGCCGTGCCGGCCTCTGCCGACACGCTGAAGGAAGCGTTGGCGGAGGCTTACCGGAACAACCCCACGCTGGAGAGCGCGCGGGCCCAGCAGCGCGCGCTGGACGAGAACGTGCCGATCGAGCGCGCCGACGGGCTCCCCTCGGTCTCCGGCACTGCAAGCTATTTCGAATTTCTCGAAGGCCAGGGCAACGCCGCGCGTAGCGCGGGTGCCGGCATCGATCTGGGCGTGCCGCTGTACACCGGCGGCGCGGTCCGCCGGTCGGTGCAGGCGGCCGAAACGCGGGTCGAGGCCGGCCGCGCGGATTTGCGCGGCACCGAAAGCTTCCTTTTCACCCAGGTCGTCGGCGCCTACATGGACGTGATCCAGAACGAGGCGATCGTCGGCCTTTCGCAGGCCAACGTGAACGTCCTGCAGGTCAATTTCGAAGCCACGGGCGACCGCTTCGAAATCGGCGACCTGACGCTGACCGACGTGGCGCAGTCCGAATCGCGCCTTGCCCTGTCGCGCAGCGACCTGCGCTCCGCCCAGTCGAACCTTATTAATGCGCGCGAACGCTATATCCAGCTGGTCGGCTCCGAACCCGATGACCTGCAGCCGCCGCCGCCCCTGCCCGGCCTGCCCACCTCCCCCGAGGAAGCGGTGGCCATCGCGCTCGACAACAACCCGGACCTGATCGCCGCAGTGGAACGCGCACGGGCCGCCGGGCTAGACGTCGATATCGCGCGTGCGGGCCGCCTGCCGAGGGTCGAAGGCTTCGTGAACGCAGGCTACGACAACACGCTCGGCTCGGTCGATACGGACGGGCTGCCGGTCGGCGTGGTCGTGACCGACGGTTCCACCACCGTGACCGCGGGCGTGCGCGCCTCGATCCCGATCTTTACCGGGGGGCGCACGGGCGCCTTCATCCGCCAGTCGCAGGCCCGGCGCGAAGCCGCGCTGGAGCAGGTCATCGCCGTGGAGCGCGACATCATCGCGCAGGTCCGCGGCGCCTATGCCAGCTGGGAAGCGGCCAATGCGATCATCGCATCGACGCAGGTCGCGGTCGACGCGGCGGAGCTGAGCCTCGAAGGCGTGCGCGCGGAAAACAGCGTCGGCAACCGCACCGTGCTCGACGTTCTGAACGCGGAACAGGAGCTGCTCCGCAGCCGCGTCCAGCTGGTGACCGCGCGGCGCAACGCCTATGTCGCGGGCTTTTCGCTGCTGGCCGCGATGGGCCGCGCCGAGGCGCGCGACCTGGGGCTGGAGGAATACGGCCCGCTTTACGATCCGGCGCTCAATCTCGAGCGGGTTCGCGGGCAGGTGTGGGACTGGTCGAACGATCCCGATCCGGTCGCCAGCGCCACAAGGACCGTTGACACCGAAGCGCAGGACGGCGAAATCTCCGACCAGCCCTGA
- a CDS encoding DUF2497 domain-containing protein, whose translation MPHESEPSVEEILASIKQVIARDNRDAAQARKERLGDRMDAVPEPVDADEAEDILDLSDAGEMVSREDDIPPEGGLIDEQVERGMRDSFAALSMLAEPGAKPQIVRSGETSLEGLVREMLRPMLAQWLDQNLPPMVERMVQAEIARIAGKRG comes from the coding sequence ATGCCGCACGAAAGCGAACCGTCGGTCGAGGAAATCCTCGCCTCCATCAAGCAGGTGATCGCGCGCGACAACCGCGACGCGGCGCAGGCGCGCAAGGAACGGCTGGGCGACCGGATGGACGCCGTGCCCGAACCCGTCGATGCGGACGAGGCCGAAGACATCCTCGACCTCTCCGATGCCGGCGAGATGGTGTCCCGCGAAGACGACATCCCCCCGGAAGGCGGCCTGATCGACGAGCAGGTCGAACGCGGCATGCGCGACAGTTTCGCCGCGCTCTCCATGCTCGCCGAACCGGGCGCGAAGCCGCAGATCGTGCGCTCCGGCGAAACCTCGTTGGAAGGGCTGGTGCGCGAGATGCTGCGCCCGATGCTGGCCCAGTGGCTCGACCAGAACCTGCCGCCGATGGTGGAGCGGATGGTGCAGGCCGAAATCGCGCGTATCGCGGGCAAGCGCGGCTGA
- a CDS encoding protein-L-isoaspartate O-methyltransferase family protein, producing the protein MTTVAEDAGTAAGTGTARRAMIDSQLRTSGVTTPRVVRAMEAVRREDYLPAEKRGHAYIDRAIPLADGGALAAPVVQGKMLEEAMPQAGEKVLVLENGSGYLAALVAEMGAEVTSEAAASAATSKKKGDFDLILVDGAAEQLPPAIAKRLGPDGRIVTGIVEKGVTRLARGKLAGKSVALLPVGDVGMPVIAAFAAEKSWTF; encoded by the coding sequence ATGACAACCGTCGCCGAAGACGCCGGGACAGCCGCCGGAACAGGGACTGCTCGCCGCGCCATGATCGACAGCCAGCTGCGCACCAGCGGGGTCACCACCCCGCGTGTCGTGCGCGCGATGGAAGCGGTCCGGCGCGAGGATTACCTGCCCGCCGAAAAGCGCGGCCATGCCTATATCGACCGCGCCATCCCGCTGGCCGATGGCGGCGCGCTGGCGGCTCCCGTAGTGCAGGGCAAGATGCTGGAGGAAGCCATGCCGCAGGCGGGTGAAAAGGTGCTCGTGCTGGAAAACGGCAGCGGCTATCTTGCCGCGCTGGTCGCCGAAATGGGCGCCGAGGTGACGAGCGAGGCGGCCGCATCCGCCGCGACTTCGAAGAAGAAGGGCGATTTCGACCTCATCCTGGTGGACGGCGCGGCCGAACAGCTGCCGCCTGCCATCGCCAAACGGCTCGGCCCGGATGGGCGCATCGTGACCGGGATCGTCGAGAAGGGCGTCACCCGGCTGGCGCGCGGAAAGCTGGCCGGCAAGTCGGTCGCCCTCCTCCCGGTCGGCGATGTCGGGATGCCGGTGATCGCTGCCTTTGCGGCCGAGAAAAGCTGGACGTTCTGA